A single Populus nigra chromosome 13, ddPopNigr1.1, whole genome shotgun sequence DNA region contains:
- the LOC133671000 gene encoding peroxidase 55, producing MERGYMLLLVVLIIAIGRGEGQLVENFYSSSCPNVEGIVRQAVSTKFRQTFTTIPATLRLFFHDCFVTGCDASTVVSSPNGDAEKDAPDNLSLAGDGFDTVVKAKQAVEAACPKVVSCADILALAARDVVVLAGGPSFNVELGRRDGMVSQASLVKGNLPEPDFTLSQLNAMFAKNNLNQIDMIALSGAHTLGFSHCNRFAKRLYSFSSSSPVDPSLDAEYAQQLMNACPRNVDPSIAIDMDPVTSRTFDNVYFQNLVSGKGLFTSDEVLFSDPASQPTVNDFAKNSGDFNGAFATAMRKLGRVGVKTGSQGRIRTDCTVINS from the exons ATGGAGAGAGGTTACATGCTTCTGCTGGTGGTTTTGATCATTGCCATAGGAAGGGGAGAGGGACAACTAGTGGAAAACTTCTACAGCTCTAGCTGTCCTAACGTGGAAGGTATAGTGAGGCAGGCTGTTTCCACAAAGTTCAGGCAGACATTCACTACAATCCCAGCAACTCTTCGTCTGTTTTTTCATGACTGCTTTGTGACG GGTTGTGATGCTTCCACCGTGGTTTCTTCACCAAATGGAGACGCAGAGAAGGACGCTCCAGACAATCTTTCTCTAGCAGGAGATGGATTCGATACCGTAGTGAAGGCAAAACAAGCAGTGGAAGCAGCTTGCCCCAAAGTAGTCTCCTGTGCAGACATTTTAGCTTTAGCTGCTAGGGATGTTGTTGTCCTG GCTGGAGGTCCTTCATTCAACGTAGAATTAGGACGTCGTGATGGCATGGTTTCTCAAGCATCACTTGTGAAAGGAAATTTACCAGAGCCCGACTTCACTCTTTCTCAACTTAACGCTATGTTTGCTAAAAACAACCTTAACCAGATTGATATGATTGCACTATCAGGAGCCCACACACTAGGCTTCTCCCACTGCAACCGCTTTGCGAAGAGACTCTACTCTTTTTCCTCGTCCTCTCCCGTTGACCCTTCTCTAGACGCAGAGTATGCCCAGCAGTTGATGAATGCCTGTCCTAGAAATGTAGACCCCAGCATAGCCATTGACATGGACCCTGTAACCTCACGAACCTTTGACAATGTGTATTTCCAAAATCTGGTTTCTGGTAAAGGATTGTTCACTTCAGATGAGGTGTTGTTTAGCGATCCAGCTTCTCAGCCAACTGTCAATGATTTTGCTAAGAACTCGGGCGATTTTAATGGAGCTTTTGCGACTGCTATGAGAAAGCTTGGAAGAGTGGGAGTTAAGACAGGTAGCCAAGGAAGGATCAGGACAGACTGTACAGTcattaattcatga
- the LOC133671156 gene encoding protein NUCLEAR FUSION DEFECTIVE 4-like → MMGKLPDRFSGFINNRWLVFVAAMWIQSCAGIGYLFGSISPVIKSSLNYNQRQLASLGVAKDLGGSVGFLAGSLSEILPLWGALLVGALQNLVGYGWVWHVVTGRAPVLPLWAAMYIGTLLIGLGYGAHWAIVPAAASELFGLKKFGALYNFLTLANPAGSLVFSGLIASSIYDREAERQAHGNNYHIHNGG, encoded by the exons ATGATGGGCAAGTTACCAGATAGATTTTCTGGGTTCATCAATAATAGATGGCTAGTTTTTGTGGCTGCAATGTGGATACAATCATGTGCAGGAATTGGTTATTTATTTGGTAGCATATCACCTGTTATAAAGAGCTCATTGAACTACAATCAAAGGCAGCTTGCAAGTTTAGGTGTTGCTaaagatcttggtggtagtgtTGGTTTCTTGGCCGGTAGTTTATCAGAAATCTTGCCTTTATGGGGTGCTTTGTTAGTTGGTGCTTTGCAGAATCTTGTTGGATACGGTTGGGTTTGGCATGTGGTAACAGGCAGAGCTCCTGTTTTGCCATTATGGGCT GCGATGTATATTGGTACCCTGTTGATTGGACTCGGCTATGGAGCTCATTGGGCAATTGTGCCAGCTGCTGCCTCCGAGttgtttggtttgaaaaaattcGGAGCTTTGTACAATTTCCTCACTCTGGCAAATCCGGCAGGTTCACTTGTCTTTTCTGGTCTAATTGCAAGCAGCATATATGACCGTGAAGCTGAAAGGCAAGCCCATGGAAACAATTACCACATTCACAATGGAGGGTAA
- the LOC133671413 gene encoding uncharacterized protein LOC133671413, producing MSDWGPVFVAVVLFILLTPGLLIQMPGHHRFIEFGNFKTSGVSILVHSIIYFALICIFLLAVGVHMYVGS from the coding sequence ATGTCGGATTGGGGGCCGGTATTTGTGGCGGTGGTGCTATTTATACTCTTAACACCAGGTTTGCTGATTCAGATGCCGGGTCATCACCGATTCATAGAATTTGGCAACTTCAAGACTAGCGGAGTTTCCATACTGGTTCATTCCATCATCTACTTCGCTCTCATTTGCATCTTCTTGCTTGCTGTTGGTGTCCACATGTATGTTGGATCATAG
- the LOC133671415 gene encoding uncharacterized protein LOC133671415: MNDWAASLIAAALFAFLSPGLLFQMPGKERPLDFMNMKTSLAAIFVHLVIYGLLLVLFLVILHVHLYV; the protein is encoded by the coding sequence ATGAACGACTGGGCTGCTTCTCTCATAGCTGCTGCTTTGTTTGCGTTCCTGTCACCAGGTTTGCTCTTTCAAATGCCAGGGAAGGAACGACCCCTTGATTTCATGAATATGAAGACGAGTCTAGCTGCCATATTTGTTCATTTGGTTATCTACGGTCTGCTTCTTGTTCTGTTTCTCGTTATTCTTCACGTCCACCTTTATGTCTAG
- the LOC133671414 gene encoding uncharacterized protein LOC133671414 — protein MADWGPVLVGVVLFVLLTPGLLFQLPGNSKQVEFGSLKTNGMAVAVHTLIFFAVYAVLILAVHVHIYTG, from the coding sequence ATGGCAGACTGGGGGCCAGTGTTAGTAGGGGTGGTGCTGTTTGTGTTGCTTACACCAGGTCTTTTGTTTCAGTTACCAGGTAACAGCAAACAAGTGGAGTTTGGGAGTTTGAAGACGAATGGCATGGCTGTAGCTGTGCATACTCTCATCTTTTTCGCTGTCTATGCTGTTCTCATCTTGGCTGTTCATGTTCACATCTATACTGGCTGA
- the LOC133671412 gene encoding uncharacterized protein LOC133671412: MRADWGPVVVAVVLFIVLSPGLLFQLPARTRVVEFGNMYTSGISILVHAVIYFCIITILIIAIGVHIHAN; this comes from the coding sequence ATGAGGGCCGATTGGGGACCGGTTGTTGTTGCAGTGGTTTTGTTCATTGTCCTGTCACCAGGGCTATTGTTCCAGCTACCAGCAAGAACAAGAGTAGTAGAATTTGGGAACATGTACACAAGTGGGATTTCCATTCTAGTTCATGCTGTTATATACTTTTGCATTATCACCATCCTGATCATCGCAATAGGTGTTCACATACATGCCAACTGA
- the LOC133670499 gene encoding uncharacterized protein LOC133670499 yields MGDWGPVVVALVLFVLLTPGLLFQLPGNSRVIEFCNRKTSGLSIFVHTVIFFGLITIFLIAVGVHIYTG; encoded by the coding sequence ATGGGAGATTGGGGACCAGTGGTAGTCGCTTTGGTTCTGTTTGTTCTGTTGACACCGGGACTGCTTTTCCAGCTACCAGGGAATAGCCGAGTGATAGAATTCTGCAACAGGAAAACCAGCGGGCTCTCTATTTTTGTTCATACCGTTATCTTCTTTGGCCTCATAACCATTTTTCTCATCGCAGTTGGTGTTCATATTTACACTGGATAA